The Streptomyces tendae genome has a window encoding:
- the lepB gene encoding signal peptidase I, which yields MGNRGRPRGVPESAAENLLPTGSRRAVVPSSGRTRAERRKLQRKVKRRRRRSAVKEIPLLIGVAVLIALVLKTFLVQAFVIPSGSMEQTIQIGDRVLVDKLTPWFGSRPQRGDVVVFKDPGGWLQGEQTTPQKDDPVGIKQIKEGLTFIGLLPSEDEKDLIKRVVGVGGDRVRCCDTQGRVTVNGVPLNEDYLYPGNAPSLTPFDVTVPEGRLWVMGDHRANSADSRVHQNSGYGGTVSEDEVVGRAMVIAWPLGHWTTLDEPAAYAAVSDSVPGSNAGAALSHRVAPDDPSQREGIVQLPSPAELPLVMGVVGLRRAWRGRRQRVRSRCGGCGGRRTVRSGRRGAPRTPRGTGRPGRGQRRVLRE from the coding sequence ATGGGTAACCGCGGACGGCCCCGCGGCGTCCCCGAGAGCGCCGCCGAGAACCTGCTTCCCACCGGCTCGCGCCGTGCCGTCGTCCCCTCCTCCGGCCGCACCCGGGCCGAACGGCGCAAGCTCCAGCGCAAGGTCAAGCGCCGCCGCAGGCGTAGCGCCGTCAAGGAGATCCCGCTCCTCATCGGTGTCGCCGTCCTGATCGCGCTGGTGCTGAAGACGTTTCTCGTGCAGGCGTTCGTCATCCCGTCCGGCTCCATGGAGCAGACGATCCAGATCGGCGACCGGGTCCTGGTCGACAAGCTCACCCCCTGGTTCGGCTCCAGGCCGCAGCGCGGGGACGTCGTCGTGTTCAAGGACCCCGGTGGCTGGCTCCAAGGGGAGCAGACCACGCCCCAGAAGGACGACCCGGTCGGCATCAAGCAGATCAAGGAAGGCCTCACCTTCATCGGTCTGCTGCCGTCGGAGGACGAGAAGGACCTGATCAAGCGGGTCGTCGGGGTCGGCGGCGACCGCGTCCGGTGCTGCGACACCCAGGGCCGGGTCACCGTCAACGGCGTCCCGCTGAACGAGGACTACCTCTACCCCGGCAACGCCCCCTCGCTGACCCCCTTCGACGTCACCGTGCCGGAGGGCCGGCTGTGGGTGATGGGCGACCACCGGGCGAACTCCGCGGATTCCCGCGTCCACCAGAACTCCGGTTACGGCGGCACCGTCTCCGAGGACGAGGTGGTGGGCCGCGCCATGGTCATCGCCTGGCCGCTCGGCCACTGGACCACCCTCGACGAGCCCGCCGCCTACGCCGCCGTGTCCGACTCGGTGCCCGGGTCGAACGCCGGCGCCGCGCTGTCGCATAGGGTTGCCCCGGACGATCCCAGCCAACGTGAAGGAATTGTCCAGCTCCCGAGCCCTGCGGAACTCCCGCTCGTTATGGGAGTGGTGGGCCTGCGCCGGGCATGGCGCGGGCGGCGGCAGAGAGTGAGGAGTCGGTGTGGGGGATGTGGCGGTAGGCGCACGGTCCGGTCAGGGAGGCGAGGAGCACCGCGGACGCCCCGCGGAACCGGGCGACCCGGCCGCGGCCAACGCCGCGTTCTCCGGGAATGA
- the lepB gene encoding signal peptidase I yields MGDVAVGARSGQGGEEHRGRPAEPGDPAAANAAFSGNDDPAVEGGGVNDDGTRTGDQGPDDPRPKKQQRSFWKELPILIGIALVLALLIKTFLVQAFSIPSDSMQNTLQQGDRVLVDKLTPWFGSEPERGEVVVFHDPDNWLAGEPTPDPNPLQKVLSWIGLMPSAEEKDLIKRVVGVGGDTIECKGTGPLKVNGKALNEPYVYPGNTPCSQDDQGGQFKVKVPEGHIWVMGDHRQNSRDSRYNQADKNHGFVPVDKVVGRAVVIAWPVNRWDNLPVPDTFDQPGLNTQSQDAAALSVAPPALAVAGAVPFVLWRRRRAGGGEGRGEG; encoded by the coding sequence GTGGGGGATGTGGCGGTAGGCGCACGGTCCGGTCAGGGAGGCGAGGAGCACCGCGGACGCCCCGCGGAACCGGGCGACCCGGCCGCGGCCAACGCCGCGTTCTCCGGGAATGACGATCCGGCGGTCGAGGGCGGCGGAGTGAACGACGACGGGACGAGGACCGGTGACCAGGGACCGGACGACCCCCGGCCGAAGAAGCAGCAGCGCTCCTTCTGGAAGGAACTGCCGATCCTGATCGGCATCGCGCTCGTCCTGGCGCTGCTGATCAAGACGTTCCTCGTGCAGGCGTTCTCGATCCCCTCCGACTCCATGCAGAACACCCTGCAGCAGGGCGACCGGGTCCTGGTCGACAAGCTGACCCCCTGGTTCGGCTCCGAGCCGGAGCGGGGCGAGGTCGTCGTCTTCCACGACCCCGACAACTGGCTCGCGGGCGAGCCCACCCCCGACCCCAACCCGCTGCAGAAGGTCCTCAGCTGGATCGGCCTGATGCCGTCCGCGGAGGAGAAGGACCTGATCAAGCGGGTCGTCGGCGTCGGCGGCGACACGATCGAGTGCAAGGGCACCGGCCCGCTGAAGGTCAACGGCAAGGCGCTCAACGAGCCGTACGTCTACCCCGGCAACACCCCGTGCAGCCAGGACGACCAGGGCGGCCAGTTCAAGGTCAAGGTGCCCGAGGGCCACATCTGGGTCATGGGCGACCACCGCCAGAACTCCCGCGACTCCCGCTACAACCAGGCGGACAAGAACCACGGCTTCGTCCCCGTCGACAAGGTCGTCGGCCGCGCCGTGGTCATCGCCTGGCCGGTCAACCGCTGGGACAACCTCCCCGTCCCGGACACCTTCGACCAGCCCGGTCTGAACACGCAGTCCCAGGACGCGGCGGCCCTCTCGGTCGCGCCGCCCGCGCTCGCGGTGGCCGGTGCGGTGCCGTTCGTGCTGTGGCGGCGCCGCCGGGCCGGTGGGGGAGAGGGGCGCGGGGAGGGCTGA
- the lepB gene encoding signal peptidase I: protein MSGQSTTRTVPGNGGSNGARARSGRTGQVLSNVAVALGLVLFLGGFAWGAVVYRPYTVPTTSMAPTIDAGERVLAERVDGDEIRRGDVVVFKDATWSNAPMVKRVVAVGGDTVACCQDGKLTVNGKEIDEPYLPDDPMARSAVFPEVTVPKGRLFLLGDERSGSLDSTAHLTDAAGGTVARDAVRARVDAVVWPMDGMLATPSGFERLGPLSTPGPLPTVLAAVIGGAVLVLAGAAYGPLAKRAATSRARSAAGSTGGR from the coding sequence ATGAGTGGTCAGAGCACGACGCGTACGGTCCCGGGCAACGGTGGTTCCAACGGTGCCCGGGCACGGAGCGGCCGGACCGGGCAGGTCCTGTCCAACGTGGCCGTCGCGCTCGGGCTGGTGCTGTTCCTCGGCGGGTTCGCCTGGGGAGCGGTGGTCTACCGCCCCTACACCGTGCCGACCACCTCGATGGCTCCGACGATCGACGCCGGCGAGCGGGTGCTCGCCGAGCGCGTCGACGGAGACGAGATCCGCCGCGGCGACGTCGTCGTCTTCAAGGACGCGACCTGGTCGAACGCCCCGATGGTCAAGCGGGTCGTCGCCGTCGGCGGCGACACCGTCGCCTGCTGCCAGGACGGCAAGCTGACGGTCAACGGCAAGGAGATCGACGAACCGTATCTCCCCGACGACCCGATGGCCCGGTCCGCCGTCTTCCCCGAGGTGACCGTGCCGAAGGGCCGGTTGTTCCTGCTGGGTGACGAGCGCTCCGGGTCGCTCGACTCCACGGCCCACCTGACCGACGCCGCCGGCGGCACCGTCGCGCGCGACGCCGTCCGGGCGCGGGTCGACGCCGTGGTCTGGCCGATGGACGGCATGCTCGCCACACCCTCCGGCTTCGAACGGCTCGGCCCGCTCTCCACGCCCGGACCGCTGCCGACCGTGCTCGCCGCGGTGATCGGCGGCGCGGTGCTGGTGCTGGCGGGCGCCGCCTACGGACCCCTGGCCAAGCGCGCGGCCACGTCCCGCGCCCGGAGCGCCGCGGGGAGCACCGGTGGGCGCTGA
- a CDS encoding NUDIX hydrolase, whose protein sequence is MGADPPPAAPDTYRGGLRRVARVVLLDPQDRILLLHGHEPDDPGTDWWFTPGGGVEGDETRAQAALRELAEETGITDVELGPVLWRRHCSFPFAGRQWDQDEWYFLARTTQTATAATALTELERRSVVGARWWTCPELVRARETVYPTKLAGLLRRLLDEGPPAAPVTLDTEIVR, encoded by the coding sequence GTGGGCGCTGACCCGCCGCCGGCCGCGCCCGACACCTACAGGGGCGGCCTGCGCAGGGTCGCCCGGGTCGTCCTGCTCGACCCGCAGGACCGCATCCTGCTGCTCCACGGCCACGAACCGGACGACCCCGGCACCGACTGGTGGTTCACGCCCGGCGGCGGCGTGGAGGGCGACGAGACCCGTGCACAGGCCGCGCTCAGGGAACTCGCCGAGGAGACCGGCATCACCGACGTCGAACTCGGCCCCGTGCTGTGGCGGCGGCACTGCTCCTTCCCGTTCGCGGGCCGCCAGTGGGACCAGGACGAGTGGTACTTCCTGGCCCGCACGACCCAGACGGCGACCGCGGCGACGGCCCTGACCGAGCTGGAGCGGCGCAGCGTGGTCGGCGCACGCTGGTGGACGTGTCCGGAACTCGTCCGGGCCCGTGAGACGGTGTACCCGACCAAGCTCGCCGGGCTGCTGCGGCGACTGCTCGACGAAGGCCCCCCGGCCGCGCCCGTGACCCTGGACACCGAAATCGTCCGGTGA
- a CDS encoding DUF2469 domain-containing protein produces MSAEDLEKYETEMELKLYREYRDVVGLFKYVIETERRFYLTNDYEMQVHSVQGEVFFEVSMADAWVWDMYRPARFVKQVRVLTFKDVNIEELNKSDLELPSG; encoded by the coding sequence ATGAGCGCCGAGGACCTCGAGAAGTACGAGACCGAGATGGAGCTGAAGCTCTACCGGGAGTACCGCGATGTCGTCGGTCTGTTCAAATACGTGATCGAGACCGAGCGGCGCTTCTACCTCACCAACGACTACGAGATGCAGGTCCACTCGGTCCAGGGTGAAGTCTTCTTCGAAGTCTCCATGGCGGACGCCTGGGTCTGGGACATGTACCGGCCGGCCCGCTTCGTGAAGCAGGTACGCGTGCTCACGTTCAAGGACGTGAACATCGAGGAGCTGAACAAGAGCGACCTGGAACTGCCCAGCGGGTGA
- a CDS encoding YifB family Mg chelatase-like AAA ATPase, protein MGFARTCSVTLVGVEGVVVEVQADLEPGVAAFTLVGLPDKSLTESRDRVRAAVVNSGGEWPQKKLTVGLSPASVPKAGSGFDLAVACAVLGAAERIDPRVLTDIVMIGELGLDGRVRPVRGILPAVLAAADAGFEQVVVPESAAAEAALVPGVSVLGVRSLRQLIAVLTDEPVPEEAPQEPERPDPLLAGLRDLGCGAATGMSGGPGRYDQGHDLADVVGQHSARTAVEVAAAGGHHLFLEGPPGAGKTMLAERMPSVLPPLDRQASLEVTAVHSVAGLLPPDRPLIDTAPYCAPHHSATMQALVGGGPGTARPGAVSLSHRGVLFLDETPEFSSKALDALRQPLEAGHVVIARSAGVVRFPARFLMVLAANPCPCGRFSRMDDRCECPPSAIRRYQARLSGPLLDRVDLRVEVDAVTRTELTAAGARGETTATVADRVRAARERAGARFDGTPWRLNSEIPGRELRSRWQAAPGAMDEAERSLERGVLTARGIDRVLRVAWTVADLAGHDRPDATDVALALQLRTGVPRGVPMAIGAAV, encoded by the coding sequence ATGGGATTCGCCCGAACGTGTTCGGTGACCCTGGTCGGTGTCGAGGGCGTGGTCGTCGAGGTCCAGGCCGACCTGGAGCCGGGGGTCGCCGCGTTCACGCTGGTGGGGCTGCCCGACAAGAGCCTGACGGAGAGCCGGGACCGGGTCAGGGCCGCCGTCGTCAACTCCGGCGGCGAGTGGCCGCAGAAGAAACTCACGGTGGGACTGAGCCCGGCCTCGGTGCCGAAAGCCGGCAGCGGCTTCGATCTGGCCGTCGCCTGTGCCGTCCTCGGTGCCGCCGAGCGGATCGACCCGCGCGTCCTCACCGACATCGTGATGATCGGCGAGCTGGGCCTGGACGGCCGGGTGCGGCCGGTCCGGGGCATCCTGCCGGCGGTGCTCGCCGCGGCCGACGCGGGCTTCGAACAGGTGGTGGTGCCGGAGAGCGCCGCCGCCGAGGCCGCCCTGGTGCCCGGGGTGTCCGTGCTGGGCGTCCGCAGCCTGCGCCAGCTCATCGCGGTCCTCACCGACGAGCCGGTGCCCGAGGAGGCGCCGCAGGAACCGGAGCGGCCCGACCCGCTGCTGGCGGGGCTGCGCGACCTCGGCTGCGGAGCCGCCACCGGCATGAGCGGCGGCCCGGGCCGGTACGACCAGGGGCACGACCTCGCGGACGTCGTCGGCCAGCACTCGGCGCGCACGGCGGTCGAGGTGGCCGCGGCGGGCGGACATCACCTCTTCCTGGAGGGCCCGCCAGGTGCCGGGAAGACCATGCTCGCCGAACGGATGCCGTCCGTCCTCCCGCCTCTGGACCGCCAGGCATCCCTCGAGGTGACGGCCGTGCACTCGGTGGCGGGTCTGCTGCCGCCGGACAGGCCGCTGATCGACACGGCCCCGTACTGCGCCCCGCACCACTCGGCCACCATGCAGGCACTGGTCGGCGGCGGCCCCGGGACGGCCCGGCCGGGAGCGGTGTCCCTGTCCCATCGGGGCGTGCTGTTCCTCGACGAGACGCCGGAGTTCAGCAGCAAGGCGCTGGACGCCCTGCGCCAGCCGCTGGAGGCCGGGCACGTGGTCATCGCGCGCAGCGCGGGCGTCGTGCGCTTCCCGGCCCGCTTCCTGATGGTGCTCGCGGCCAACCCGTGCCCCTGCGGACGCTTCTCGCGGATGGACGACCGCTGCGAGTGCCCGCCCTCGGCGATCCGCCGCTACCAGGCAAGACTCTCCGGGCCGCTGCTCGACCGGGTCGACCTGAGGGTCGAGGTCGACGCCGTCACCCGCACCGAGCTGACGGCGGCCGGCGCCCGGGGTGAGACCACCGCGACGGTGGCCGACCGGGTGCGCGCGGCCAGGGAACGCGCGGGGGCGCGGTTCGACGGCACTCCGTGGCGCCTCAACAGCGAGATCCCCGGGAGGGAGCTGCGCAGCCGCTGGCAGGCCGCCCCGGGGGCCATGGACGAGGCCGAGCGGAGCCTTGAGCGGGGTGTGCTCACCGCGCGGGGGATCGACCGGGTGCTGCGGGTCGCCTGGACCGTCGCCGACCTGGCCGGCCACGACCGGCCCGACGCCACGGACGTCGCCCTCGCCCTGCAACTGCGCACCGGTGTCCCGCGCGGGGTGCCCATGGCGATCGGAGCGGCCGTATGA
- a CDS encoding TRADD-N-associated membrane domain-containing protein yields the protein MSRDDMDDPSYAVPVEAREEYEGITSHSAVHIGNVSGSAVIQVGGDQHVRPDADQKPKAESLAEQRQKFFFDFLKYSLKQAEWTLRLSVWFMAGGSAIILTAAVLGLVHAGNPDLSYLPIVTFLTGALITGGGGALAVHARRARAHVTEQADRMDIKIDLDHKMETATAFIDRVDDAAVRDRLNSAAAMKALDMQSSPEVMVDRLLPGQETRQLGETEPGSSNR from the coding sequence ATGTCGAGAGACGACATGGACGATCCGAGTTACGCGGTGCCCGTAGAGGCCCGTGAAGAGTACGAAGGAATCACGAGCCACAGTGCGGTCCACATCGGCAATGTCAGCGGGTCTGCCGTCATTCAAGTTGGCGGGGACCAGCACGTTCGCCCAGATGCCGATCAGAAGCCGAAGGCCGAGAGCCTTGCTGAGCAACGCCAGAAGTTCTTCTTCGACTTCCTGAAGTACTCGCTTAAGCAAGCCGAGTGGACGTTGCGCCTGAGCGTCTGGTTCATGGCTGGTGGTTCGGCCATCATCTTGACTGCGGCTGTTCTGGGTCTGGTGCACGCCGGGAACCCGGACCTCAGCTATCTGCCTATCGTCACGTTCCTGACGGGGGCACTGATCACGGGCGGGGGTGGCGCGCTGGCGGTGCATGCACGACGTGCCAGGGCTCACGTCACGGAGCAAGCCGACCGGATGGACATCAAGATCGATCTTGACCACAAAATGGAGACCGCCACGGCCTTCATCGACCGCGTCGACGACGCGGCGGTGCGCGATCGGCTCAACTCGGCTGCTGCGATGAAGGCGCTCGACATGCAGTCCAGCCCAGAGGTGATGGTCGACCGTCTCTTGCCTGGGCAAGAGACCCGGCAGCTGGGTGAGACCGAGCCTGGCAGCTCCAACCGGTGA
- a CDS encoding GntR family transcriptional regulator yields MSVDLDRSRPVWRQVAEVISQRIADGTYPPGSRVPGIVELSAEFGIAASTAQKALAHLRDTGKVRTELGLGTFVADSK; encoded by the coding sequence GTGAGTGTCGATCTTGACCGTTCTCGTCCGGTCTGGCGTCAGGTGGCCGAAGTCATCAGCCAGCGCATCGCCGACGGGACCTACCCGCCGGGCAGCCGCGTGCCGGGCATCGTCGAGCTGAGCGCAGAGTTCGGCATCGCGGCCAGCACCGCCCAGAAGGCCCTCGCGCACCTGCGCGACACCGGCAAGGTGCGCACCGAGCTGGGCTTGGGCACGTTCGTCGCCGACTCGAAGTAG
- a CDS encoding helix-turn-helix domain-containing protein: MPARTFNPDALRQIRRERGVTQVELAAVLGRSFTAVSMYENGRSTPPVEVLAAIADALNAPMDAFVTGPARELMSA; encoded by the coding sequence ATGCCTGCACGCACTTTCAACCCTGACGCGCTGCGCCAGATCCGGCGCGAGCGTGGTGTGACTCAGGTCGAGCTGGCCGCCGTACTCGGCCGCAGCTTCACCGCTGTGTCGATGTACGAGAACGGCCGCTCGACCCCTCCGGTCGAAGTGCTGGCCGCCATCGCCGACGCCCTCAACGCGCCGATGGACGCCTTCGTCACCGGCCCGGCCCGAGAGCTGATGTCGGCCTGA
- a CDS encoding phage/plasmid primase, P4 family — MTNTTSASRDLVPAQVPSDLALNPYQAYGLYRSAGWLGTLPIPYKKKTFPPSGFTGETGKFPTDAQCAAWLGEYKAANIALRVPEGLIGIDIDQYVKDGKQKRGAENLRAMAEREGLSPLPATWSSTRRDPDGPARIRWFRVPKGIKFDGQPVEDVEIVQHGHRYAMVWPSVVPGDEPGEWTQYAWYDPEDAEAIDVPAPDEMPWLPADWVEALREVEHRPSQVSAATGRKSTTSLVELLALPADDPGRNNDWLTKVAGHLARLHEGDRDTYWARLEEADQVSDRPHHPTAFRKTANSVWRRHQESRKGRKMTNETTGGLDLVPSPFKPVKVARLCLDQIWTVQGACTLHRWRGSWMSWTGAHWRDVESQWVSSKIQDRLEDAKFLDKGENDDKPLLKDWDPNSASVNNVVSAIKNITLLDEETDSGTWLDARPSGRMVAFQNGLLDIRTRELVAPTPAFFNTTSLPYDYSDGDAAPGEWFKFLHSIWPDDAQSVETLQEWFGYVLSGQTDLQKALMMVGPTRSGKGTIATVLEALVGKQNVAGPTLSSLATNFGLQPMLNKTLAIIDDARSPKRDREVILERLLSVIGEGILTVDRKNRDQWIGRIPARLVLQSNELPAFADSSGAIAGRFVILTMNKSFLGQEDTGLKGRLLQEIPAILRWALDGLDRLTKRGYFLEPEASGDARALLQESTSPIKAFVEDWCRLGSDLEVPKSHLFEVWKSWCEARGFMPGSLSTFGKQLIAAENSISSRRERPRNKPTVHYFTGISLIE; from the coding sequence ATGACCAACACCACGAGTGCATCACGGGATTTGGTACCGGCGCAAGTGCCGTCCGACCTGGCCCTCAACCCCTATCAGGCGTACGGGCTGTACCGCTCGGCCGGATGGCTCGGCACGTTGCCGATCCCGTACAAGAAGAAGACCTTTCCGCCGTCCGGCTTCACGGGCGAGACGGGCAAGTTTCCGACCGACGCGCAGTGCGCGGCTTGGCTCGGTGAGTACAAGGCGGCGAACATCGCGCTGCGCGTCCCTGAGGGTCTGATCGGCATCGATATCGACCAGTACGTCAAGGACGGCAAGCAGAAGCGCGGAGCCGAGAACCTTCGGGCCATGGCGGAGCGTGAGGGCCTGAGCCCCCTTCCGGCCACCTGGTCGAGCACCCGCCGCGACCCGGACGGACCGGCGCGCATCAGGTGGTTCCGAGTGCCCAAGGGCATCAAGTTCGACGGTCAGCCGGTGGAAGACGTTGAGATCGTCCAGCACGGCCACCGGTACGCGATGGTCTGGCCCTCGGTCGTACCGGGCGACGAACCCGGCGAGTGGACCCAGTACGCCTGGTACGACCCGGAGGACGCGGAGGCGATCGACGTTCCGGCACCCGACGAGATGCCTTGGCTTCCGGCTGACTGGGTGGAAGCGCTCCGCGAGGTCGAACACCGTCCGTCGCAAGTGTCGGCGGCGACCGGCCGCAAGTCCACGACGAGCCTCGTGGAACTCCTCGCGCTTCCCGCCGATGACCCCGGGCGCAACAACGACTGGTTGACCAAGGTCGCGGGTCACCTCGCCCGGCTTCACGAGGGCGATCGGGACACCTACTGGGCGCGGCTCGAAGAAGCCGACCAGGTGTCGGACCGACCCCACCACCCGACCGCATTTCGTAAGACCGCCAACAGCGTCTGGCGCAGGCACCAGGAGAGCCGGAAGGGCCGCAAGATGACCAACGAGACCACAGGAGGACTCGACCTCGTGCCCTCTCCGTTCAAGCCGGTGAAGGTTGCCCGGCTCTGCCTCGATCAGATCTGGACCGTCCAAGGTGCCTGCACACTCCACCGCTGGCGCGGCTCCTGGATGTCCTGGACCGGTGCGCACTGGCGCGACGTCGAAAGCCAGTGGGTCAGCAGCAAGATCCAGGACCGCCTTGAGGACGCCAAGTTCCTCGACAAGGGCGAGAACGACGACAAGCCGTTGCTGAAGGACTGGGACCCCAACAGTGCCAGCGTCAACAACGTCGTCAGCGCCATCAAGAACATCACGCTTCTGGACGAAGAGACCGACTCCGGAACATGGCTCGACGCCCGGCCCTCCGGCCGGATGGTCGCCTTCCAGAACGGGCTGTTGGACATCCGCACCCGTGAGCTGGTGGCCCCCACTCCGGCCTTCTTCAACACCACGTCGCTCCCGTACGACTACAGCGACGGCGACGCCGCGCCCGGCGAGTGGTTCAAGTTCCTGCACTCGATCTGGCCGGACGACGCGCAGTCCGTCGAGACGCTGCAAGAGTGGTTCGGTTACGTGCTCTCGGGTCAGACCGACCTTCAGAAGGCGTTGATGATGGTCGGCCCCACCCGGTCCGGCAAGGGGACCATCGCGACCGTCCTCGAAGCTCTCGTCGGCAAGCAGAACGTTGCCGGTCCGACCCTTTCGAGCCTGGCCACGAACTTCGGCCTCCAGCCGATGCTCAACAAGACCTTGGCCATCATCGACGACGCCCGCTCTCCCAAGCGTGACCGCGAGGTCATCCTTGAGCGGCTGCTGTCCGTGATCGGTGAGGGCATCCTGACCGTGGACCGGAAGAACCGTGACCAGTGGATCGGGCGCATCCCGGCCCGGTTGGTCCTCCAGTCCAACGAGCTTCCGGCCTTCGCCGACAGCTCCGGGGCCATCGCTGGCCGGTTCGTCATCCTCACCATGAACAAGTCGTTCCTCGGTCAGGAGGACACCGGCCTGAAGGGTCGGCTCCTTCAGGAGATCCCGGCCATCCTGCGCTGGGCTCTCGACGGGCTCGACCGGCTGACGAAGCGCGGGTACTTCCTTGAGCCCGAGGCGTCGGGCGACGCTCGCGCCCTGCTCCAGGAGTCCACCTCACCGATCAAGGCGTTCGTGGAGGACTGGTGCCGTCTCGGCAGCGACCTGGAGGTGCCGAAGAGCCACCTCTTCGAGGTCTGGAAGTCGTGGTGCGAGGCACGCGGGTTCATGCCGGGGAGCCTTTCCACCTTCGGGAAGCAACTGATCGCCGCTGAGAACTCCATCAGCAGCCGCCGGGAGCGTCCCCGGAACAAGCCGACGGTTCACTACTTCACCGGAATCTCGCTGATCGAGTAG
- a CDS encoding helix-turn-helix transcriptional regulator, with protein MDRAKTSPVFSGQKLKEARSKRGLTQAQVAARMGLSGLYISYWENDRHAPNGVNMVLLLRALGCELEEVTE; from the coding sequence ATGGACAGGGCCAAGACGAGCCCGGTGTTCTCAGGCCAGAAGCTCAAAGAAGCCCGTTCAAAGCGTGGGCTGACGCAGGCGCAGGTGGCCGCCCGAATGGGGCTCAGCGGCTTGTACATCAGCTACTGGGAAAACGACCGGCACGCACCGAACGGCGTGAACATGGTGCTTCTGCTGAGGGCGCTCGGATGTGAATTGGAGGAGGTGACCGAATGA
- a CDS encoding NUMOD4 domain-containing protein has translation MSQPVITEEWHKIPGFDLIYEVSNFGEVRSWGSNARGRTLKTRKDRDGFPTVRLMCWDGRMRVRRVHLLVAKAFPEEEL, from the coding sequence ATGAGCCAGCCGGTCATCACCGAGGAGTGGCACAAGATTCCGGGTTTCGACCTGATCTATGAGGTGTCGAACTTCGGAGAAGTGCGGAGCTGGGGATCGAACGCCCGAGGGCGGACACTCAAGACCCGAAAGGACCGAGACGGATTTCCGACGGTCCGGTTGATGTGTTGGGACGGAAGAATGCGGGTCCGACGAGTTCATCTGCTGGTGGCCAAGGCGTTTCCGGAGGAGGAATTGTGA
- the whiG gene encoding RNA polymerase sigma factor WhiG — translation MPQHTSGSDRAAIPPAARDGGSVRPPAPSTLDELWRSYKATGDERLREQLILHYSPLVKYVAGRVSVGLPPNVEQADFVSSGVFGLIDAIEKFDVDREIKFETYAITRIRGAMIDELRALDWIPRSVRQKARNVERAYATLEARLRRTPSEHEVAGEMGITVAELHAVFSQLSLANVVALEELLHVGGDGGDQLSFMDTLEDTAADNPVEVAEDRELRRFLARAINTLPEREKTVVTLYYYEGLTLAEIGNVLGVTESRVSQIHTKSVLQLRAKLASFGR, via the coding sequence ATGCCCCAGCACACCTCCGGGTCCGACCGGGCGGCGATCCCCCCAGCCGCCCGCGACGGTGGCAGCGTGCGGCCGCCCGCTCCCTCGACGCTCGACGAGCTGTGGCGGTCGTACAAGGCGACGGGGGACGAACGGTTGCGGGAGCAGCTGATCCTGCACTACTCGCCGTTGGTGAAGTACGTCGCCGGACGGGTCAGCGTGGGACTCCCGCCCAACGTCGAGCAGGCGGACTTCGTCTCGTCGGGGGTCTTCGGGCTGATCGACGCGATCGAGAAGTTCGACGTCGACCGCGAGATCAAGTTCGAGACGTACGCGATCACGCGCATCCGGGGCGCGATGATCGACGAACTGCGCGCGCTGGACTGGATCCCGCGCTCGGTGCGGCAGAAGGCACGCAACGTGGAGCGTGCCTACGCCACCCTCGAAGCACGGCTGCGGCGCACCCCGTCGGAGCACGAGGTCGCCGGCGAGATGGGCATCACGGTGGCCGAGCTGCACGCGGTGTTCAGCCAGCTTTCGCTCGCGAACGTCGTCGCCCTGGAGGAGCTGCTGCACGTCGGCGGCGACGGCGGTGACCAGCTCAGTTTCATGGACACCCTCGAGGACACCGCCGCCGACAACCCCGTGGAGGTGGCCGAGGACCGTGAGCTGCGCCGGTTCCTGGCGCGGGCCATCAACACGCTGCCGGAACGCGAGAAGACCGTGGTCACCCTGTACTACTACGAGGGCCTCACGCTCGCCGAGATCGGCAACGTCCTGGGCGTGACCGAGAGCCGGGTCAGCCAGATCCACACCAAGTCCGTGCTGCAGCTGCGCGCCAAGCTGGCGAGTTTCGGCCGCTGA